ACAGATGACCTGATGACCTAGTGACCGACTGACGACTAGAAAACCTGACAACTTGGTGACCGATCTAGTGACCGACCTGATATCCTGACGATGAACTTCATGACTTGATTAATTgagttatattattttaaatactatTTTGTAAATGGGTTTTGTTAGGACTATATTAGTTtagcttaaattttttaaagactattgtgttattttcttttctggatTTTTATGTATCATGTATTGCACATGAAATAGGTTTATAGGCTTAGTATAAATAGTCCCTCTCTTGTACATGATTGATCTACTTCAATATATAAGAAATAGTCCCTCTCTTGTACATGATTGATCTACTTCAATATATAAGAAATATTATTCATTTCTATTTCTTGACTGTCACTCTTCCTTCcttattcttttttaatttgtatttttatcctttaattttttataaatccaATTCACTCCTTTTAAATTGTTTCAAGAGATAACAGTATAgttcaaaaataaatttgactttttagtcaaaattaattattacccTAACCATTTTGTGATTAATTAAACATGTAATCTTTACTAAAAATatagttatttaatatttaaaattgtatATGAATTACGTACACTCTAAATTTTTGTTatgcttttataaaattaataattataatttataaaatataagaattaaataattatattttataaagattAGGTATTAAATATTAACAATGAAAAACTCAATAtgataattaactttttttatttgtgAAGGTTAGGACCAAATTATTGACATATTTGGCTAATATGTTGAAGGTTTCAGATTGTCTAAAAGCCTCACTTTTTCAATCCACTGATTAGGTGAATAAGGAGATTTTAATACCTTACCTTTCATTACCTTATTTTACCTTGTGGGACAAAACAAACTCTACTATCAAATAAAACTTTGCATTCCAAAAGAAGTgaacagtattcggtttaaattgaaaaaatcaaccgaatcgaattaatttaaaaatttaattcaattttttatttatttcgattcgattcaatttttaattttaaaaatttcaattatttcagtttgattcgattttgatcagaaaagaATTGAAAAAACTAAACTataccgattagtgataatagtatattattttcaataatatacaaagattaggtgatattaaaattaaaatatttcaattaaattttaaaatactaaaaataaaatataaaaaataaaaaatttattaaaaattcaaaccgattaaatcgaactaaatcaaatcgattcaattcgattccatTTCTGAcaaaaatcagttcgattcgattttcataaatattaaaattttgattttcgatttattcgaatcgattcgattttaaaccaaaccgaccgaatACTCACCCCTAATCCTACATACGAAGGTTGCACATATAAGCATTCTTAAAATGCCATTACAAACAAGCAAATACCAATCTCAAAATGCACATTGGAGATGCAAATACAAAGCATTACAaactaatattattttcttcccTATATGAGTAATTAAAGGAACACCGTTAATTCTATGaacatataaaattatgtaatccAGCCTCTATATCTCTCATTCAATGATCCTACAAAGCATGGAGGCTGCTTTTTCTTCATCTTTGCATATCAAGATCAAATCCAAATAATGCACAGCTTCCCAAGGGAGAAGGCCTTCAATTAGGAAGTTGAACAAATGTGAATTAGTTCCCTGCATTAAATCAAAACACTGCTCCAGAACCCTCAGTTGCTGCTTTTTGGTTAGCTCCACAGCTTCCATCAATGGCAGTACATCTCTCTCCTCTTCCTCAAAGTGCTCTTTACAATGTTCCTATTACCAcatttcaaaagttcaaatctCAAAGAGTAGCAATTTCCAAAATAGAAGTATAGTGTATCTCAATGCGCACACAGCCTAACATTCATGGAATAAAGGTGCCAGTGGAGTGAAACCTGCAGTACACTACAAgttctattattattaacacCAGGTTTGGATAACTTATAAGAGAGGAAAGCAAATAAAGAATTATgtttctcttattttctttactttttaCTTGGATGAAAAGAGAACTGCAGCAAGTGGAAATGAAAATAACAGATACTTTTTCTTGTTTGGAAAATGGTTAGAAAATAAATAGAGAAAGGATTGCTGTGACAAATTTACAATTTAACATGCAATTttcaaaggaaaaaagaaacatttatttttctctctcttttttttttttaattttcctcttcttccaaaaaaataatatccctttttattttcctcaagttatttttctttttttttttttttctatcatcCAAATAAGgcataagaaataaaaataatactcCTCCCCTCCCTcccataatttttatcaattattttcttattacttactttaattttttacattttattttatttttaaaaaatctctcaaaatattttttaatatttaataaaatttaatatttttaaaataatataattaaaaaattaacaaaaaattatcctttatataaaaaaaataaaatagataaaaattattgaaactATAGAGtactaaaatttatatataccaGTAATGATTTGAGCCGAGTAGAAAGGTTGCAGAGAGCATCTTGATAGTGAAGGCTTCCAGTATCTAGAACTCCAATGGATTTGATTTCTTCTTTGATTCCATTAATGATAGGTAGGTCCCTTGCATGCTCTTCATTTGCAGCTCTACATAACCCTGCATCATCATGCTCATTACACAGTTATCTTCTCTATATATCACAAATAGCTAACGGCCAAAAACCTTTTGAGTTAGTATTATCACTGTAATTTTAATTcgctaaatatatattaaataaaagaaattttattattttataaaaatttaaactaaaattaataaaatttaaagttaattaataatacattgattttttaactttttaataattcattaatagcatgattaatttatatcatatgattttttttaataagttataatttttaattcaagCATTTAATaagttgatattttaaattctcTAGATATTGTGGATGTCTCTAATGAGACTTTGCCCTCACCTCGGTCAGCCATTTCAAGGATTGGAAAAACAACGCGCTCTTCCATCTGCGCATGTTCAAGCATGAACTCCAGCAACTGCGAGTAGCTCTTGCTAAATTTTCTTATCTCCATCCTCGGAGTACCCATCGCCGGATCCACAGCCTTTCTCCCTCCACGTGTCGCTAGGTCGCCTCCCCACCTCACCATCCTCTCCAGGTGCCACCTCATGCTCCTATGTTGCAACACCACTGCCCTTACTATCCACGGCGTCGTTTCACCAAACCCTTCTCTCTCCTTCATTACCAACGGCGGCTGTGGCAATTTTGAATCGATAAATCGAAGCACCATCTCGCGTGTTCCCGAAATAGTTACAGAACCGATTTGGAGTGTCGGTTGAGTATCAGTGGTGGGGATAAAATGGAGAGACATGGTCTTATAAAGAAGGGCAAAGCGAATATAGGCAGTGCAGGCTGCATTGGGAGAGCCATACAATTTAACAGCGGTGGTGGATTTGATGAAATCATAAGGAGCGATCTCAGCATTCAATTTCTTTGAGTGGGTAAGACAATTCCCCATTGTTAAAGAAAAGGGTAAGGCTCAAAGGCCTTAACCAGTATGCAGAGGCACCAAACGAAGAGTGAATTCCAAGAAAGGTAAAAGAGAGAAAGTGTTTTGGAATAAAGCATTCATCAAACAAAAAGGTTAAAGAGCTAAGATAAAACTAAAGACTTGAATGAGTAAAAGCAGTCTATATCTTTCTCTAACTGTTCGGGGATTTGGGTTGGTGACGGTCCACAGATCAATCCATAGCAGGGG
This region of Manihot esculenta cultivar AM560-2 chromosome 10, M.esculenta_v8, whole genome shotgun sequence genomic DNA includes:
- the LOC110624642 gene encoding uncharacterized protein LOC110624642, producing the protein MGNCLTHSKKLNAEIAPYDFIKSTTAVKLYGSPNAACTAYIRFALLYKTMSLHFIPTTDTQPTLQIGSVTISGTREMVLRFIDSKLPQPPLVMKEREGFGETTPWIVRAVVLQHRSMRWHLERMVRWGGDLATRGGRKAVDPAMGTPRMEIRKFSKSYSQLLEFMLEHAQMEERVVFPILEMADRGLCRAANEEHARDLPIINGIKEEIKSIGVLDTGSLHYQDALCNLSTRLKSLLEHCKEHFEEEERDVLPLMEAVELTKKQQLRVLEQCFDLMQGTNSHLFNFLIEGLLPWEAVHYLDLILICKDEEKAASMLCRIIE